In bacterium, one genomic interval encodes:
- a CDS encoding IS6 family transposase: MVHDTSRYANNRAEVSHQPTRQQERQMRRFKSAGQAQRFLSVHGVIQNLFRVGRHLVSSANHRLLRDRSFHAWRQVTCA; the protein is encoded by the coding sequence GTGGTCCACGACACGAGCCGGTACGCGAACAACCGAGCCGAGGTCTCGCATCAGCCGACGCGACAGCAAGAACGACAGATGCGCAGGTTTAAGTCGGCGGGTCAAGCGCAGCGATTCCTCTCGGTACACGGGGTCATCCAGAACCTGTTCCGGGTTGGACGGCACCTCGTGAGCTCAGCCAACCACCGATTGCTCCGAGATCGCTCCTTCCACGCGTGGCGACAGGTGACGTGCGCCTGA